The sequence cgacgcattttttcgtgcgtgcagccggcaaaatcgaattataagacgttatcacgtcaaaaattaagtatttggtGTATTCCTAcagaatttaaatttagttgaaaCGATACAATAATGCCGACAGGAAAAAattgcgtgcgtcttgatgttgttccacaaaggaAAGGACCTAGAGATTTAAGCCGgctccgaagggcagatattttttatgaggcgctttttcgTAGCATAAATACAATCGGAGATTTTTCATTGCCAACCGAgacgcgaccgctattagaaaacactttttctatcatgcGTGCTTCATGCACGCAGTATCGAACCTACGCACTAGTCACGCGGCCGCCATTTCAACACAATTAAACGTTTCTAAAACGATggtttttaatgctttgaaatatttttctgagtatAGAAGAGCAGAAAATGTTCCCAGAAAAAAGAAAGCACGAAATATTGATAGGACGATTGCCAGATAGTCCCAGAAAAATCCAATAACGAAAACAACAGTTTCCCTTCGATTGGCAGAAGCGGAACTGCATGGTCGACAGCAGCGTAAGGACAACGCCGAATTTAGTTTGCTCGAGAGCGCATATCCTGGAAACAAAATTAGTgacgttatattttatttagcgatgaaacgaaaatagATTTGGTCCAGATGGTAGGAAGTACGTGCGGCGGCCAAAACATGCAGCATTCGACCCCCAGTTCATTTCACCAATCATAAAGCGCGGGGGAGACTCAATAATAGTGTGGAACTGCTTTTCGTGAAACGGTGAATGCGGTCAATTACGTTCAGATACTTCAAAATGTAAAGCCACTTTATGACTTTATGCGGAAAGAATTTACCGGTGATTTGGAAATTTCAACAAGGCAATGATCCGAAGCACACTTCGTTTTTCAAAGACCATTTGTTCACAGTTCTAGATTAGGCATATTCGTGTACCGACTTAAATATAATAGAACATCTTCGAAACGACGTAAAAAATGCACTATGTACgcagaatatcacaaatttggaTCAAGATCAAGGTAGCATGGGAACGTTGTCAATGCAATGTCGCTGTGCAGTAATAAAGCAAAAaggattttcaacaaaatattaaggTATACCTTTATACTTATCCTTTTTGTCcgcattttttatgatttgactGTTATTTTGTTTCGTTGTTaagtatagggttgttcaataggtgcgcttcaacttttttccgataaggagggcgaacgacgcaatattttttatttttccttgtcatttgtaaacttcattagtatacatttcatcatggaacgctacacacttgagcaacgattgcaaatcgtgcaaattttttatgaaaataattgttctgttgctgctactttaagagcattacggccattttacggtccatttaacaagccgttccgttttggggttatgtgaagtcattggtctacagtaacaagccggcgacgatttgtgagctcagagccaatattgaacgcgaaattgctggaatttcggccgatttatgcaaaagagtgttcgaaaattgggttcaacgattggacttcgtaaaacgtgcacgcggtggtcatgcaaaagaaatcgaatttcatacttaaatgtatatgttcaaactcgataataaaaaaaaaattagttaaaaaaatcaaaccgtttgtgttttattcaaaaaagttcaaaagttgaagcgctcttactgaaaacccctatattttTCTCTATATTAAGTTGTATGTTATATGAAGTCAAAAAGTATATGTTTTTCTTACACAAAAGACTGATacagattaaaaatattttaaatttataaaaacaaaacctaaTATCCAAAACATTTAAGTGATTTGGCAAAAGTCTCAAATGGAGAGAACTGGGtatcgttcttaagtatttttcaacgtcataggtatatatttcgaaatcaagaaactttaaatgtgttgattttatttgcaataaggCTCTACACACGTATTGTTTATATTtacaacatatgtatgtacgatgtATTACAATATGATAATAAATTATGACTGAATTCTTGTACTAAACTTTGGGCACAGTATACTCCACTTGGCCAGCTGCGGCCGCCACCAAATCCTCCTCGCCACCTTCTTCTCCCTGATTAAGAAACTCGTCATTCGCATTTGTGCCAACGCTATCAACATGCTCCTCCTTATGGAGCTGATTATTGGGAATTTTCACTTGCATATCAACGCCAAAAAAAGAGTCATCAAAATTGATACGATTACGTTCATCGTGCAGTAAATACACCGCTTTCGGCAACTGACCACTAGGGTCAGTTAATGCTTCTTTTTCGAATGCATTCAGCCATTTTATATTCACTTGTTTAGTGCCCGCGTTAAATTTTTTCggcaatttttttggttttgcagcATAGTAGTCGGTCTGATCACGCCCTTTGACAGGTACTGGCGGCGGAACAATGTGCTCCAATCGCTTACTTTTACCATCCAATTTTCCATTATTATACTCGAACAGAGGCATGTAGAAATTGAATGGCTGCACTTCAGGCGGTTGAATTTGCTGATAAGGCGTTGACACACCAGTAGCGATAACTAAAGGCTGTGTTGGACCTTTTTGTGGTGACGGCGTTGTGGTTGTTTCATCTGAGAGGTAGGCATTTGGTCGAAAGAGTTCACCGGCGCGACGTAGCAACGACTCGAAATCCTCAAGTGTTATATAATGTGGTTGCATTAGTTGCATATCCTCAATTGGATATTTAGGTGTGACCGTCCCTGTTATTGCTTGAACACGATACGTCGATTGTCGTTCAAACTGTTTTGATGGTGCTGCTGTGGAGAGATTCAACACCAAAAACCAAGAGAACTGAATGGAAATAATAGACACTTGAaccaatgaaattttattaaatttttcacactcacataaaacaCAGTTCTAGTCATCGTTAACGGGTTTACACTTTTTAAACTAACGAAAATCGTATATCCGTTATAATTTTGCTTGGTAACTCGTAATACACATTCGCAACGTCGAAGCGTTAAATAAACCTCCAGCAGTCGCACAATGCCATTTATATCATAGGAAAAACGCCATGACAGAAAAGAAAGCAAATGGGGTAGTtatccacatatgtatgtagatatgtatatgtatttacgtaTATGTGAATATGCTTGTCTAACATTTACATCTACCAAAAACGGAAGCTCGGAAGTTGAATGTAGCGCGGGCAGCTCAATTTTGACGAAAACCCGTCTGTATACGAATTGGGAAATTAACTAAATAGCGCGCTCCTGTAGCCACAAGCTTGCCTCCCCACGGGGAAGTGGAGCTCACATCTTGGCTTGGTTATATAGCTTATTTAGCTGGTTTAAAGTATGTTTtcgtattatttgaaaaaataaaaaaacgttaaataTATGttcatacacatgtatatataaaaaaagtatgtaatcAACTCAAAtgcacaaaaagtttttttcataaaGCTGGTCTACAAACTACGCCCAGCCAGCTTCAAACAAAATAGCAGCCAGTAATCGTAATGATGTTAATGTAACACTGGCAAAATTTACTATCAAATGCCACAAAAGCAGCGGCTAAAAGCTTGAGAAAACTGAAACCCACTGTCGCGTGTTTGGTTTGAATGCAATGCGAAGCAAAACAAAGATGCGATTGTTTGAGCTGGAGCTGGTAGATGCAGAAAAACAAGTCACTCAGCTTGAGTCAATTGTTGCGGTtcaacatgcacatacatacataggtataactTAAAAGAGGAAAGACATCCATCTATGAAtattcatatatgcatgtatgtgtgcatgtacatacacaaacaaaagATTGTAGACATACTCATattcaacttaaaaaataaaaataaactgaatACCCAATTTAAAGAGCGATCTTTTATATCTAAATGTGGTCAGTAATTCCAGTATAAAAATGacgattcaaaaattttcctgCCTACAAGTTCGCATGAGTACGTTGACATGCTGGCTAAgctgcatatttacatactttacCATTATAATCACTACGCGAAAGTGACTATTGCATCTCACACCTGCTATAATCACAACGTCAATCTTTGTGAACTTGTTCGCATCTAACTACAAGTTCAAAGTTATTGCAGTCTGATGTTGAGCAAAATCGCTGACAACCGTGGTCCGTAGTCAATGCAAAAATGTGTGTTTTGGTTTATACGCAAACAGGAAATATTTAAGATTTACACAAATATTCATACAATGCGTATAtgcattttataattatgtatgtatgtactgtatAATACATCCGCCAACATACACTTGTGCTTGCGCAATTAGGCCACACAAACGACAGGGAATGAGAATTCATAAAAGTCGAAATTCAttggtaaattaaaataaaaagtttcagaTAATTTAGCAAACTGTCtagttttttaagttaaattaaaatgtaGAAACAGAAAACTGTACCTATTTTTCTTTATGTCGATATGGGTTTCGTTAAGCTCCAAAACCTTATCTCAGTGACTCGCGCCTTCTTTAGACTAGTACTTTGTTGGAAACCACTTTGGTAAAATTGCTTATCTACGCTTGCTCATTCTAAGTGTAAGTGTCTTAAATAGATCCGAAGTAGTTTTGCTACATTCGTCCGCCCATAATGAAATCTCATTCGCgcgattttcttaaatcaactACCCATTTAATAACTCCTCGTACATTTTCTATAGCGCTTAGGTTCGCGGCTTTCGATATTGTTGATTTCAACTATTCTTTAAGACTCCTTTAGTAGTAGTTGAAGCCGTTTTCTTACTGCAAATTCCAAACTATCGGTAACTTATCACCGAAATtcccgaataggttggtgcgtgattacaattcggaattcacagatggaacgttggttcgaatctcggtgaaaccaaaattaaaaacaacatttttctaatagcggtcacccctcggcaggcaatggcaaacctccaaactatttctgccatgaaaaagctcctcataaaaatatctgccgttcggagtcggcttgaaactgtaggtccatccatttgtgaaacaggaggaggagctcggccaaacacccaaatagggtgtacgcgccaattatacatatatatatatagatatatgggcattttcacaaaaaggtcaaccacgagtgcaaaactcaaactgttcctgagaactttttgttgatgaataataaatctcaaatgtgtttactttataaatataaaagaatttttcttttcttttaattttgaaccgaaatatacaacgaatattcaaaatttacaaaaatctaactcttttgaccaaatataccaacttttttccttgtaatattcccttattcaaagcaatactatgatgtttttataatttaaaaatcttctacTGATAGTAACATATGTTTAACAAGCAGAGAGACTTAGTGAAGATCGAATAacggtagtttttttttgattacttctgcttatattcgtatgtcgcgtccgttaccgaaaaatagcatttattgttctcattagtgcaaaaagtgttgaagtataaaatgctttcagactttaagcaaataacttatttcacttaagaaaattagccATTGACTCTCGACAAaaacgattaataaaatttattggtgtttgaaattcgtcgcgtccgttaccgcgaaccttaaattttaaataaagtcgtAGAGATTGCACaagattaatattttatagatggcaaaaacggcaaaagatacaagaaaagcaataacaacgaaatatagagagaaaatgaaagaaagcgTCGAGAAATGGCATAAAGACAAGAAGAAAGAAGCTAAACGAAAGCAAGAGTACCGAAAAAGATTatcgcaaaaaatgaaaaatgatagcaatttattagaaaagaagaaagaaaaggacCGTGTTAGGCAGCAAGTTTTGCGGCAAAAAAAGAGCGTAAATAATATTGATAGTTTGAATTGCGAACGGtgggaaaagcaataaaaaaagttgagcgTGCGTTACCTAAAAACCGGAATAGAAAAATAGCTAGCCAACAGAAACGATGGATGAAAATACTACCAAGTCATTAAAAAGCCTGATgcgtgaaaaattaattgaaaaattctttttgcaagATGAAATCAGCGTTCAAGCTCCTGGGAGAAAGGATACAATGTTAATCAATGGGAAAGTAGTCTCAAAACGTTTTATGCTTATGACCTTAACAGAAGCATATCAACTCTTCAAAGCCGAATGTACCGAGGAAAAAGTctgcaaaactatttttattcgttCTAAACCAACTTACATTCAGTTAATCAATAATTTACGACACAACATGTGTATCTGTAGGTaccatgcaaattttatttttttactagaagGCTGTGCAAAGATTATACCGCAGATTCCTTCCAAAGCTGATTTATTTCTTACATCAGTTGAATGAAAAGTGCATGGCTAATATTTGTAACAGCTGTGTACGCGATATTAAAGACGATCTAGTTCCAATACAGTTTATTAATCAATTTGATACGCAAAtcaaatggaaacagtggagaaAAGTAGACGATCGCATAACTTTAAACTACACTATTGGTCCTTTAAACGACTTAATTCATGATGTAGAAATTCCGCTACCAGCTCTtaaaatgcattgttttattaaacgtcaccaacaaaattactttgaaattaaaaagaaaaatttagcaccTTTTTTTCGCCACTTCACATGGCAAAGGTGCTGTAGACGGAATAGGTGCCGTAGTTAAACGAAAAGTCTGGCAAATTGTTAAAGCAAGAAATATCATTCTCGGTGATGCCTTATGCTTCTACGAATGTACTAAGAACAACATTGatggagttaaaattttgtatatctctGGAACACAAATTGATAGTTTTTCTAATCAACTGTCAGAATTATGGCAAAATGTTCCAAATATCAAAGGAGTTAAAAGTATGCAttggttttcatatttcgaCAGTAAATGTATTGAAGTTGCTCGGACGGTctattcattaaagaaaataattaaaatagaccatcctaaaaactaataactttcttcttaattttttaagtcgtttttactgtaatattacttgagtttttattttcaataaaatagaagtgttataatgaaaaaaattctatttcctagcacatggaaaattttgtcgcgtccgctatgtcgcgtccgtatttcttctatattcaattaaaaaaaacgaagagaaaattatcatatttcataaacctACGAATAACAGTCATCTGTTCGCATTTATTatcatatatattgtatatatataaaaatccttaatttgctgaattttgtatatttctgaatgcgcctcaaaaaaacttctattttttgtcgcgtccgtatcactttataattgcttataactacgtacttttttgtaaaagatctttcccgtatatattaaaatctagcactccgtcagccctttaaaacaatatcaatatatataaacttttactttgtcTTCATTATTTTGGACGCACTTAAAAGCGTACaaatgtcgcgtccgttaccgtgAAAATGCCCATATATATAATGTGCAAGTTGTCAAAAGCCCTGTGCTTTAATTTGATTAAACGttcaaaaaactaatttaaaataataaaattaatggaaCGTGCCCTTTTTTTGGATGTCCTTTGAATGGTACTGGATCTCAGCAATTTCTGCGCAGATAATGGTTTTGGTTTAAATACAGTTATACGAATGCAAAGCTACTTCAATGGTTTTTTCCTGAAACCGAATTTTTGCAGTAGCTTAACTATGTGATCACAAGTGTACGTTCATTCATCTATCAATAATTGGATTACAAAAGGATATGTATAAAAACTAATTGCATAAAAACCataattataatttcaattagGTGATGTAATTGAAGGCAGTGATATATAAAAGCAACTGATTTAAAAATCAAAGTACTGCTGAGATAACAAAATTACTAGTTCatacaaaatacctgcaagtagAAAACTGAACAAACGTAATTGACATATAAAAtatgtagtaaaaaaatatgttagatAATCTCAGTAAGACCAACCACACAAAGGATCGTCGTAAAACGGTCCTCATATATAGTTTTGGTTAAAGACTCTTTGGCCctctttggccggatataaatccagagAAAGGGAAATTTTACACGATGTAATTCAATTACTACGGATGACAATATTTACAACACAagcatacaaatataattagtATACACATCCTTTGGTAGGTGGTCGGTCGAGCTTGACCTCCAATTTCTGTTGAATGTTTTGATGTTGTGCtaccaattgaaaaaaaaaattaccgtcAACGAACACAACGAATATGAAACAATGGGCCAACAAAATGATAGTCACACACGAAACGACTCAGCCACAGCAAGAACATTTACATTAGCTACTATAATTTTGTATTCTTCTTCATTTAATGACAACtcagtgatttttttatttttgcttaattcaaatataaaatgtttctttacaattttctttatttcacaaTACTTTGCTTATTTTACCACATCCTTCATCTCAAATAGTCTTCCCCTCTCCTTAGTCATCTATCTTTGCactttatacaaattaaaaccatcaaaatgctttcaaatttattcaatttatctaATTCTCAAGGGCctctaaaaattctttattttaatctttCAAAGAATTGTAATTGTAACTCATTGTTGCTATAGGTTGCTCTTTTGTCAATTTCCGGATAGGTACATAACTTAcaacatatgtaagtaaatatcgtGCCGGAATGGCAGTTTCTATATTTAGTGATTGTGTCgtctaattatattatatgcagTTCGCCATACTCCTGGGACTAACCGATGCAGCAGAGTTGCTCTTGTAACTATTTTTGAGAGCAGTTTTCAGCGAAGCTCATCAAATGGGCCCTAATAccgaaaaatgtaataataattacCCCTTTTGTATATAccaatttgattttaaattattcaGAATAACAGCATATTAAGCAACTTATACTCTTATATAATTGCATCTTTAAACAGTTGAGGGCGTGGTCAACGGGCAAGATATCTTCTCAGTAAATCGATGAACGATTGAACGGCTAACTCCATTATGTTtgcctatgtttttttttattgaaaaactcaCTGCACTTGTAGTACAAGCTGCAAAAGTAGAAGCTCAAATATCGACACCTTTAGCTCCGATACAAAACACCGAACAAGGGTGGCAAGAGTACTTCCCTGTTGACTTCAGAGATGAGAAAATGGTGTGATGAAAGACGTTTCgctatattacaaaaaacttcTAAACTCGCACCAACTCCGGCATGCCTTCGATGATAATTTGTAACGCTTTCAAGTCTTTTGTTACAGTATCTGTTAGTACTTCCATCGCTTTCTGCTGCATAGCCAAAAATGACTTCATTTCCTCCTCACTCTCTTTATCAATAGCATATTCACTGCCTCCGGTGAAAGCATATTGATTGCGTTGCATGCGCATTTGGGATAATAATTCGCTGAGACGTCCCTGTAAAAGGCAAAATAGTAATGTGACATATAACCATTGCAAATGACAAGCATATACATGCCTTAAATTGGGTTGGTGCTGAAACTAAGGCCTGCATATTTTCAAGCTTTGTTCGTAGCGCCTCTTCTTCTGGTGTCAATGCCAATCCGATTTTGCGTGTGCACTCTTGTTTTACAATGATCTATttaacagaacaaaaaaaattaaatggttaCATTTTTCCCatattaaaaccaaattttaattacttttaatatATCATGGCTCAATTCTGCTAATTTTCGCTTGTGCtccattatttttgctgttGCAGAAGAATGTCGTTGTCTCAACGCGGCTAAATCCTTTTCCACTTTCTTCAGATACAGCGCATGTGTTTCCGTTTCAGTCTCCTGACATTTTGTTCGCCATTTGAGGTCATAGAAACCAATCATTGGTACTGGTATGAACTTCGTTTTGTCTGGATTATCGACTTTAGCTTGACCCCACATCCGCGGATCAATACCCTTTGGAGGGTTCTCCAAATATTCTTTTAGTTGGTCTTCGTCGGGCAGCACCAGCGCCAGCACTTCTGCGATACCAAGATTGGCTAATTGTGCTTTTACATTCGGTTGATTAAGGTAGTTTGAAACTTCGGTTGCGAGTATACGTTTTGTTTCATTGGGCGCCATTTGGGATCGCTCCTCAAGGTATATtactatttgacattttttctccTCATGTTCTTTGATGGACTCAATGTTTATAGCGAGGTTTGGTTTATTACCGAAAATACTATTGAGTGAGGTGACAATTTGCTGCTGTTgaactctgaaagtatttttaaaataataattacttgATATAGTATGTATTCACATGTACATTAATATTTGTATAGGCAATTAATGAATGCTATTCTTACTTCACGTCTGCcaacaatttgttaaaatttaaggCGACCAATCCCATTTTATTATCTTTGCCTGGCAAGCGACTATAGCCCATTGCCTTAAAACGACATAGATAGTTTTGGGGTGTAATTTCCACCGGCATCGCATTTTGTGAGTAAAATGACTTTCCAGTACCCCACATGGCCTGCAAGTAGTTCCATTTGGCGATGAGAGTATCGCGCTCATCGCCGTATATCGAAACGTTGAAAATGGACTGGGCGAAAGCTTCATCAGGTGATAGTTGGGGcacttgttgctgttgttgtccgAGCATAAAATTCGTTGCACCACTGAAGCCACCAAATCCTGGAGTAACAGTTGTAACGGCAGGCTTACCAAAATCTAAACATGCTTTTATTAAGGAACACATTTTTTACTGTCTTAAGAAATGTGTGTATACTTGAACCAAATGTACTGCCGCCGGTGCCAAATCCTCCAAAAGCATTTGTTTGTGTACCAAATCCACCAAAGGCTGGAGCTGTAGACGTCGTTGAAGTCGCACCAAAACCCCCAAAGCCAGAACCACTAGTGGCGGCATTAGTCCCGAAACCACCAAAAGCAGGTGCTGTAGATGTGGCTGCGCCAAAGCCACCGAAACCAGTTGTATTGGTAGCTGTTGCCGTACCACCAAATAGGGAGGGTGCAGATGTTGCCGCGGCGCCAAAACCTGTGCTCAAAATGTGTAgtccaaattaaattaaattcaattaaactctAGAATTGTGGCATTTACCAGTAGCACCAAAAGCTGACGTACCAAAGGCAGGAGCTGCTGCTGACGTTGCTGCGGTGCCAAAACCAGGAGCCGCTGCCGTACTGCCAGTGCCGAATGATGAGAAGAGGCCGCCAGCTATTGCGAGTAATGTTTAAGTATAATGCtcaaattatattcaaatagaTCAagtaatgattaaaattaaaaaaaaaacgagtacaCTACAACCGAAACATTGCTTATCAGCTTTTACTGCAAAGCAGACTTCAATCTCAGCATTTTCAGTAGTCTTTCTATTATTCGAAGGGGTTGTTGTCGCAAGTAAAATACTGAATAGCGTCGAAATGTGTATAGTGTTATCAGTCGTTCTACTCGCATTTCTTGCATCAATTGGTTATGTTGGCTATGTAGCttacaaaaaagggtaatttttcacttttaaaacttgtgaaataaatttattaacagAAAGTTTATTTTTAGGATCAATATAACAGAAGTTCGCATTAACAGCATAGATGATGTGAAACGTCTGCTGATCCCATCAAGAGCGGATCGACCATTAAAGTATCTTCAAAAAGCGGCTTGAGCTCAATAAAACTTTATAATCACATTTCACAACGCAACCATTATCTAAAAACTTACGTTTAGCGGGCGTGCTTGTAGCACCTAATGAAGTGTTCCCGCCGAAAAATGACATTTCGCCAGACTGCAACTTTCTTATCACGTctttataatttcacaattttcacaatgcagttatttataattttgtattgcACAAAATTTCGTTATTAGCcaagaagtttattttttacatttatttttctattttatcttcAACTTTATATTGGCGCTTCCGCAAGGAAATACAAAGTATCATTTGTCGATCAGAATTTCACCACGAGTTACAAATTTATCTGAAAACCAGCTGTTCGGGTGACAATGAATCAAATTGAAAGCATACCGTTCATTATAGTGCCTTCACAACGAGCTCATTCAAATAGTATTCATTATTTGTGAACATCTAAACATCTGTCATGTATTATGTTGTTGCAAAATGTGTAATTagttaattgtaattgtaaataTAGCACTTAACAAGTTGGTTGGTGGTATTTTCCTGGTTCTTAGCAAAGCTTTTGACTCCATTGATCATGGTATTCtccttcaaaaattaaaattttatggttTTTCGGACAGCTCTGTCAGTCTAATCAGGAGTTACTTGAATAACCGCAAGCAATATGTTATCATTAACGGGTAAGTCAGTGactcaaaatttattaatataggCGTTCCCCAAGGCTCCGTTCTCGGtcccttattatttttattatatttatatgataTCTCCAAATTACCCCTaagaggaaaaatatttttatttgcggaCGATTGCTCTATTTTCTATCCAGGTGATAGCACTGAAGAAATTAGGCTGAACATTGAGGCGGATTTGATCATTATCGACGAGTTCTTTAGactaaata is a genomic window of Anastrepha ludens isolate Willacy chromosome 6, idAnaLude1.1, whole genome shotgun sequence containing:
- the LOC128866497 gene encoding uncharacterized protein LOC128866497, translating into MTRTVFYFSWFLVLNLSTAAPSKQFERQSTYRVQAITGTVTPKYPIEDMQLMQPHYITLEDFESLLRRAGELFRPNAYLSDETTTTPSPQKGPTQPLVIATGVSTPYQQIQPPEVQPFNFYMPLFEYNNGKLDGKSKRLEHIVPPPVPVKGRDQTDYYAAKPKKLPKKFNAGTKQVNIKWLNAFEKEALTDPSGQLPKAVYLLHDERNRINFDDSFFGVDMQVKIPNNQLHKEEHVDSVGTNANDEFLNQGEEGGEEDLVAAAAGQVEYTVPKV
- the LOC128867156 gene encoding probable nucleoporin Nup54; translated protein: MSFFGGNTSLGATSTPAKPGGLFSSFGTGSTAAAPGFGTAATSAAAPAFGTSAFGATGFGAAATSAPSLFGGTATATNTTGFGGFGAATSTAPAFGGFGTNAATSGSGFGGFGATSTTSTAPAFGGFGTQTNAFGGFGTGGSTFGSNFGKPAVTTVTPGFGGFSGATNFMLGQQQQQVPQLSPDEAFAQSIFNVSIYGDERDTLIAKWNYLQAMWGTGKSFYSQNAMPVEITPQNYLCRFKAMGYSRLPGKDNKMGLVALNFNKLLADVKVQQQQIVTSLNSIFGNKPNLAINIESIKEHEEKKCQIVIYLEERSQMAPNETKRILATEVSNYLNQPNVKAQLANLGIAEVLALVLPDEDQLKEYLENPPKGIDPRMWGQAKVDNPDKTKFIPVPMIGFYDLKWRTKCQETETETHALYLKKVEKDLAALRQRHSSATAKIMEHKRKLAELSHDILKIIVKQECTRKIGLALTPEEEALRTKLENMQALVSAPTQFKGRLSELLSQMRMQRNQYAFTGGSEYAIDKESEEEMKSFLAMQQKAMEVLTDTVTKDLKALQIIIEGMPELVRV